A stretch of Cicer arietinum cultivar CDC Frontier isolate Library 1 chromosome 5, Cicar.CDCFrontier_v2.0, whole genome shotgun sequence DNA encodes these proteins:
- the LOC101515250 gene encoding bidirectional sugar transporter SWEET1-like — protein sequence MDIAHLLFGIFGNASAMFLFLAPVITFKRIIVNRSTEKFSGIPYVMTLLNCLLSAWYGLPFVSPNNILVSTVNGTGAGIEIIYVLVFIIFSPKKERIKIVGLFTVVLSMFSTVVFVSLFALHGISRKLFCGFAAAIFSVIMYGSPLSIMRLVIKTKSVEFMPFFLSLFVFLCGTSWFIFGVLGRDLFIAVPNGLGSVLGVMQLILYFIYRDKKGITKKQAQIEEGSMEIGNAKPYQMKQFNGNEIQG from the exons ATGGATATTGCTCATCTTTTGTTTGGCATATTTG GGAATGCTTCTGCTATGTTTCTCTTCTTGGCACCAGT GATTACATTCAAGAGGATTATAGTGAACAGATCCACCGAGAAATTCTCAGGCATTCCATATGTTATGACACTGCTCAATTGTCTTCTTTCTGCTTG GTATGGCCTACCTTTTGTGTCTCCCAACAACATACTAGTATCAACAGTTAATGGCACCGGAGCAGGGATTGAGATCATATATGTTTTggtatttatcatattttcaccTAAGAAGGAAAGGATCAAAATTGTAGGTCTCTTCACCGTGGTACTCTCTATGTTCTCTACTGTTGTGTTCGTGTCGCTCTTTGCCCTACATGGCATTTCTAGGAAGCTTTTCTGCGGTTTCGCCGCTGCCATATTTTCCGTCATCATGTATGGTTCACCACTCTCAATTATG AGACTAGTGATAAAAACCAAAAGTGTGGAGTTCATGCCATTCTTCTTATCTTTGTTTGTGTTTCTTTGTGGCACTTCCTGGTTTATCTTCGGTGTGTTAGGCCGTGACCTATTTATTGCT gtACCTAATGGTCTTGGTTCTGTTTTGGGGGTAATGCAACTAATTTTGTATTTCATATACCGTGACAAGAAAGGCATTACAAAAAAGCAGGCCCAAATAGAGGAGGGATCAATGGAGATTGGCAATGCAAAACCGTATCAAATGAAGCAATTCAATGGAAATGAAATTCAAGGATGA